A genomic stretch from Erwinia sp. E_sp_B01_1 includes:
- the mtgA gene encoding monofunctional biosynthetic peptidoglycan transglycosylase, producing MKQRNKKGLKRIRGWALRAVLTLAGVWIAGILLFSFLPVPFSAVMAERQLSAWFHGDFTYVAHSDWVGMDEISPWMPLAVMASEDQKFPTHWGFDVQAIQSVLDNEEGGRIRGASTLSQQTAKNVFLWDGRSWVRKGLEAGLTVGIETVWTKRRILTVYLNVAEFGEGVFGVEEASQRYFHKPASRLTMSEAALLAAVLPNPIRFKASAPSGYIRQRQQWIMRQMRQLGGEGFLREHKLR from the coding sequence ATGAAACAGCGTAATAAAAAGGGTTTGAAACGTATCAGGGGATGGGCGTTGCGCGCGGTTTTAACCCTGGCTGGCGTCTGGATTGCCGGCATTTTACTGTTCTCGTTCCTGCCGGTTCCTTTTTCTGCAGTCATGGCTGAACGACAGCTTTCGGCATGGTTTCACGGTGATTTCACTTATGTCGCTCATTCAGACTGGGTAGGAATGGATGAGATTTCTCCCTGGATGCCACTGGCAGTCATGGCATCTGAAGACCAGAAGTTTCCCACTCACTGGGGGTTTGACGTTCAGGCCATTCAGTCGGTACTGGATAACGAGGAAGGGGGGCGGATCAGAGGCGCCTCGACGCTTTCGCAGCAGACAGCCAAGAACGTATTCTTATGGGATGGCAGAAGCTGGGTGAGAAAAGGGCTGGAAGCGGGTCTGACCGTGGGAATTGAAACGGTCTGGACTAAAAGGCGTATCCTGACGGTCTACCTGAACGTGGCTGAATTCGGTGAAGGTGTGTTTGGGGTGGAGGAAGCTTCGCAGCGCTATTTCCATAAACCGGCAAGCCGGTTAACGATGTCAGAAGCCGCCCTGCTTGCTGCTGTACTGCCTAATCCCATCCGGTTTAAAGCCAGTGCGCCATCGGGGTATATCCGTCAGCGTCAGCAATGGATAATGCGCCAGATGCGCCAGCTTGGGGGAGAGGGGTTTCTGCGGGAACATAAGCTGAGGTAG